DNA sequence from the Eulemur rufifrons isolate Redbay chromosome 6, OSU_ERuf_1, whole genome shotgun sequence genome:
TACAAAACATgcattaattttcatattttatttttaattatcatgcaAATTCTCTCTTTGTGATAGTGTGAGAAGTGAGAATGATATATATTCAGTTGCAAATGGTAGGTTAAACTTTGTTTCATAGATAATTCAaaatcaatctttttatttttccaatgagGACTTTTGACTGGAGCACTCCAATTTAACAACCTTAAATTGGTAAATATCTTGTCCACTTGATATCACTAAAGCAGCTTTGAGGCATTATCAGTGTCTATAAAATATGCACGTGTACACAAAAGACCTGTCAGTTGAACCTGAAGAGACTTGTTGGTTCTGATGACCTGGCAGGGACACTGGCATCAACCCTGATAGAAAACCTAACTTAAAAAACTGAAAGAGCAACTGAAATTTTAATGAATGAGACAAATAAGTCCTTCAGGGTCAAATAAAGTCTACAGTTTAGATATGCCGTATCATCGTTAATTTGCTGATATTTATAATAGCACCATGGTCATTTACAAAAATATCCTTGCTGTTAGTAAATACACATTTAAGTATACAAGGGTAAAGAGGTGTCAATTATTATCAAtcagttcaggaaaaaaatgtggtaaaatgttaacatttgaggAAACTGGGTGAAAGGTATACAGGAATTCTTCCTAAATTGTTAGCATCTTCtctgtaattctaaaattatgtcaaaataaaaagttaaaaagtcattcagcattcattatttaattttaattcaatgtTTTAATCTATCAATATATCTTTTAACACAGTTCTTTTCTCAGTGCCCCAATACCAAATTtattgtaactttaaaaaaagaattttttacaaGTGATACTAATAAGTAATAaatctttctttaagaaaataacaaaatgctaCCATCATCCATCTTCAAGAATACGTAGttttaataaaattgacttttgttttgtaaggatttatttgtattttcaccTGTTATAAACTATAACAAGACATCaaactttttcaaaaacttttaagtCATAATTTGATATAACAGATCTAAAAAGGTCTAGATTTCTGTTAATAGCCCTATGATTGACCATAAAATTACTGCCAAAGTATTGAAACGTATCAATGTGTCTTCCTAAGGATTCAGCACTTCATTGAGTCAGAAATCTGGATCTTTTAGATACAATGTAACAGTTTCATGTCTGGAAGTGGGTACTTTACAGGCATATTAGAGAAAACTTTCCATCTGTATTTGTTGTGGTGATTTTCAGCCTGCCTGGAAACCTTCTGCCTGAGAATGATCCGAGAATGCTTTAATTGTAACCACCACCGTCAGGTTTCGGGTCACCCCCTTTGCAAATACAGCCAAATTCTACTGTGTCAATGCCACCAGTGTTTCATGCTCCCAGAACAGATTTTCTCAAGAGTGTTACATGAAGTATTAAGCCCATAATGAAGAtacataaaaaatagacaaaaattcaaatatatttacacTACAGCCCCTTCCTTTAAGACACAATTGATATTAGcgtaaaaaaggaaatgataaagtcttttaattcatttaacccttattttataaacatttttgacAGCATaaacttttccagaaattttCCTGTCAACATTCTATGGTCTTGGACTCCAAGCACTATATGTGATCTAAATactctgaataaaaaaaaaaaaaaaaaaaaactcttaactCCTTAAAATAAGCATTAATCTAGTGATTTCCATGAGCTTTCGCCCTCATTGATTGTCTGATTTaacaaaaaattgttaaaattatcatttcatcagtaaattataatcttttcttatagaaattTCAATGTAAAAAAAGTCAAATCTTATGTAGAAGAACAGAATCTGTTTAACACTCCCtttcaactgaaaaataaaacacaagagccagacatggtggctctcacctgtaatcccagcactttgggagggtgaggcaggaggatcgcttgaagacAAGCGTTCTAGTCCAGCCTGGGGGTCCAGACCGGCTGAACATAGTGacacctcatctctacaaaaacaaacaaacaaacaaacaaacaacaaataaataaaacaccagGATACCATTTCCCATTTAGAAGGATTTCAAACTGCACACTTTTAAGTAGGCTAAAAGTAAATAGGGACGCTCTTGTGCTGCTGATGAAAATAACAGATAAATAACTCCCATGAAGGAATAGCTGGCAATATTTGTAGGTagccaacaatcccacttcttaGAAATTATCCCAAAGGAATATTGACACAAGTACAAACTAACACATGTGCAAGGTAAGTCACTGGGATATTATTTAAATTAGCAACAGATTGACACCTGAATATCCATTGATAGGGGAAGCCCTTCCAGATATAAGGATGATTTCTAGGTATGATATAGAGTAATCATCAGAACATAGTattgacaaggaaaaaaatgcaaaaaagcatTAATAGTACATATCACACTgtgaaagaaaaggggaagaatacagatatgtatgtgtattttccaATATTTGATTAAAACCCAAAATAACCCatactaattaaaataatttaaaaagaaaataatattgggATGATAAgtctaaatgaataaaaatggttACCTATAGGAAAGAATGGAAATGGAGCAGATGCAGATAGGGACAGAAGataacctttttcttttcttttaagcaaATCTTGCTATGATGTTTTGATGTTGGAAAcatagcaaaatttttaaaaaatataagaaaaaaattaaaataatctttaattagGCAAACCTTGtaatatgtcacattttcttgaTAGCATAAGCCAAAGGACTTACAGTGAGCCACAAAACTGGAAATGATCTGGCCCCACGCTAAATTTCAAACCTTGTCTCCtactcctcttctccttcctctgctctgGCCTCCACGTCCCTTAAAACAGCGGCTGTGTGCCCTCCATAGGGTCTTTGCATAAGCTGTTCCTTGGCCTGTTCTCTTCCTCAGacatcttccttctccttcatctCTGTGCCAGAGCTAGTTCAGCACAGAATCAAAGAGCATTCTGGTGAGGGAAAGGAGCATATTGTAAGAGTTAGGCTAACACAAATGTTTGAGCATCTCAGGGAATAAAGACTAGAGAAGTATCAAATACCAGGGAAATCTATAGCCCCAAAATGAGTGGAACCAATACTGAAGACCTCAGCCCTACACACTGAAACAAGCTCTTTATGAAACTCTGCATTAATAAGAATCTTTGAGAAAGCTCCTGTCAATGTTTCTGAGGCTTCAGAAATTATGTGCTTCTCAAGTGCACGCTAAAGAGGTGCCCCCTAGTGTCGATAGTCTTCAGTGACCAAAGTGTTAGATCAATACTCAATTCCCTTTGGATACCTGGAAAACTTTCTCAAGGGGGATGGGTACAGACAAGCCCAGACTGCAAAGGTTAGAATAAATAACTAATGTTTCGTTGCCCAGACATCAACAAAAATCCATCCACGTcgaggaaaacatgacctcaccaaatgaagTCAGTCAGTCACGAGGGACCATCCCAGAAGGATAGAGGTATGTGACCTTTTggacagagaattcaaaatagttgTTTTGAGGAAGCTCAACAAATTCCAAGAAAACATGGAGAAGGAATTTACCATCCtatcaaagaaatttaacaaacagATTGAaatcataacaaaaaaaaaatcaagcagaaattctggagctgaaaaattcaattggCCAACTtaaaaatgcatcagagtctctcaagaGCATAATCAATCAAGCTGAAGAAAGAATTGGTGAGCTTTAAGAAGGGATCTGTAAAAAtacatagaagagaaagaaaaagactataaaagaatgaaacacaCCTACAAGATGTAGATAATAGTCTCAAATCTAAAAGTTATTGACATTAAAGAGGAAGTAGAGAGATAGATTCGGGTAGGAAGTTTATTCAAAGACATAATAACAAAGAATTTTCCAAACCcagagaaaaatatcaattttcaGGGACAAAAAGGTCAtggaacaccaagcagatttatcTGAAATAatactacctcaaggcatttaacaTTCAAACTCCCAAATGTCATGGATAAAGAAAGGATCCTTTAAACTGGGGCATAGACTTCTTGCTCTACtgtcatgaaaatatttctaCCATCTTAGAGGAGAATGAGCTACAAACCAAGCaccatttaaaaatcttatttctacCAATGTTCCGCTTTCAAGATGGAATATGCCATAGCAGCTTTGGTCACGAGGTTGTGAGAGTGCAAGGGGACTTTTACTTTGGTGCGTGCAACCACGTGAACTTCCCGCAATTCTACAAACTGGATTCAGGCCCTATGAGGACTTGGAGACTCCCCTGTTGCAAGGATTGCTAGCATCTGCAGCAGCAATGATGACCACTGGGGGGCTCCAGCTTAcctttttcccttaaaaagatccccccacccaccctgacTCTGAGAGGAGACAGTATGGCAGAAATAGGAGAAACAGGATGCTTTGCTCTCCTCTCTATGGTGTTATCCTGGGCTTGATCCACAGGGATTTTGCCACTATGCTGGGCTGTACTACCTCAGTCACTCCAGCTGAAATAGAGTTGTTTATTTATtggttatttacttttttttaagatttcagcatattaccggggtacaaatgttcaggttatgtatattgcccttgccccacccgagtcagagcttcaagcgtgtccatcccccaggcagtgagcatcgcatccattatgtatgtatgtactcATCCCTAAAGAGGTTTGTTATCTACAATTGGAATTAATTGTGGAAAATGCTTGAggaaacaatttttcattttctcttgtgttACTAGCCTTTTGCTTACCAGCAACAGATTTTTTCTAACTACACAAattgaacaatattttaaaagcttatacATACTATCCAACCATATACAGCCTATGTGACTACTGAACAGCATCAGCTGCCTGTCTGTCTTAACCAAAGAGCACTATGATCTATAACCCAATATCATAGAACCCTTCGGGTCAAGGTATCTGAATTGCAGCCCAATCAAGTATTGCAGCCTGTGTCGTTATCCACTCAGTTTTCCAAATCAGAGACAAATTATCTTTTACTATGAATTCTTATTCGTCATGCCAGTATTTAATTTGTACCAATATTACATCCACCTTACCAATATTTAATTTGTACCAATATTACATTCACCTTGCCACTGCCATTCCAGAATGCCTACATCTCCACTGATACTAGGGAGCACATGTCCATAAATCTACTCCACCCATACAAGCTGAAGAACCCAGCCACCCCTGAGCCTCTAAAAAAACATACCCATTCCACCTACACCAGTGCATGCCTTATTGCCTGAGCAAAGAAACTGACTACTGTCACCTCCTAAAATTATAGTCAGATAGGGTTTTTAATTTCTCCACGATACTTTATCATATTCCTACATTTCTCACTCTTCTTCCCATTTCTTGTTTACTATGCAAAAGAATTTCTGACATATCTAATGCACTTAGTGTGAAGCAACTTTGAGTATAGGCTTTTAGGAGCCATCCCAGAAAATTGTTTGGACAAACTTCAGATATTATTGCCAAACATTTCACTGGAAGGAGGAGTTCATCTATTTCTGTGCAGTGACTATAGCTGAGTGTCAACTGACCTGTGATTTGCATGCATTCTTCTCCTAGACAagataatgaacatttttaaaaattaatttttgctgtTAAATTCAAATGTCAATCATAACAACACTTTGAGACATTAATCTCAGAAGGAAGGTTTGAATGTTACTGACTGAAAAATTTATGTCTATCTAGAGCTTTCCAAAAACTGCTGCTAAATACAAGGTAGGTGAACcgagcatttattttaaataaattcataattgcAATATGAAGCCACTGTaacaaaaattaaagcaaatgtaGCAAATAATCAAAGCAGATATAGCAATTAATTAAATTGTTTTCCCAAAAGAGatcattaaaatgtttctctACTCCAAATTGTTTAATTGACTAATAGCAAAAATAGTGATCTACTATTTCAAGGGAAACAGTTTGGTCCCTAAACACTAAACATCAAATAACTGCCTGTTCTTCAATAAATCATTATATTGTTTttcaatgtttattaaaaaaataaaaccacaaaaattttCCATAGGGaccacaaaagaaatacaaagatgtcTCATAATATTTaggtaattttaaatgttattggcTTCACAAAGATTGCTTTCAGGTGCACTGTATTATTTAGAGGATAGTTGTTGAACTGAAAACAGTGTAATGAATATAGAAAGACAGTAGTAGAGAAAAAAGGCTTAAGCTGTGTTGATGGGAAAGTCATTGGGCCCATATAACTACCTATAATTTCTAGTCATGCAATTGTTTAAGAGATAATCATTAATAGACTCCTTATACTAGATACTACTAGAGGTAAGTGATTAAActgtctataaaataatttaaaaattgcttacCAAATAAGCAATTTTCAAGTTTAGGGTGTGTTGCAAACATGTTAACAGTTGGTTGCAATATAATGTAGCAAGTGCTATCATGAGGCAATCagtgaatgtaaaatagtgcacaTGAGGAGCAACTAATTCGGCCTGGAATGGCATGAAAGCCTCCAAGACGAAATGATTCCACAGAGTATAGAAAGTTAAGTAGAAGAAaattaagcaaagaaaataatggcAGAGGAAAATTGTTCTGGGCACAGAATGAAGCATGTATAAAAGTCTGGCTCACGTTTGAATAACTATGGTAGTTGGTAATATCTGGAacataaaaactataaagaatGTTGCAAGAGATGAGCCTGGTCTGAGATGCAGAGACTAGGTTTTCAAGAGCTATGCCAGCCATGTTAAAGAACTTGGAACTTATCTTAAGGGCAATGGGAAAGGCACTGAAGGATTTACTCAGGAGAATATTGGAATAATgttgtaaaaatttattaagcTGCAGTGTGAGGAGCAGAGAGAAATAAGGAATattggaaggaagaaaataaacgtCATTTATAATAAACCAGAAGTAAGTCATTGTGGTAGTATCAAGAAAACAATATAggtaaacagattttaaaagcatTAGATATGCAATTGTTGGGAATTGGGGACAAATTAAATATTGGCATGAGGAATAAGAATACATAGTAAAAGATAATTCGTCTTTGATTTGGAAAACTGAGTGGATAGTGCCACGGTtcagttaaagaaaatatatactcgAGGGTTTGAATATTAGGTCCAGTGTAAAGAGATGCCATGTGTCTTTTCCGTGGGTGATAGTTTTTGTGAACATCTAGAATATCTAATTGGTAATTTTCAGTAGGAGAGAAAATAATCTggaatggaaatatatatttgtgcatAATAAGCCTATAGATGGCTATTAAGGACCTGGGATTGGGTAGATCACTGAGTAAGAAGGTGTAGTGATCTAGAGAGAACATGAAGAATGTTACCATCTAAAGAcgagaaaatagaagcagagtcTCCAAGGTAGAGAATCAAAGTGAAGAAAGAATGTTAAATGCAGAGACTGCTTTGTTCTGGAAACCAAAGTTGTATTTCACAAAGTCCAGTGCTACAGAGTGACCACAGAGAAAGAGCCTGGACTGAATTTGGGAAGAGCAAGGTTGATGGTGAACTTGGTGAGGCGATTTCTTGGTATGAAGGGAAAGGAAGATGGATTACACTTGGTTaagttataaatataatttgaaaagtgGAATAGAGGGCTGCTCTAAGATGTTTGGTTGAGAagtgaaagggagagaaaaaataaaggagaagccaaaataaagtttataagaAGATAGCAATTAAAGATTAACAAAAGAggtgcttcttttattttattttattttacctgtcTTGGACATCTGTGAAGTATATGGGAAAGAACCTCAGGCAATGTAGCAACAGAGGAAAATCGGGTTAACTTATCCTCTGCTCTGCTTAAGAAACAAGAGGATTGATTTCAATTCTGCTGGCTTTCAAGTACTCAGAACCTAGTTTGGATTTGTGGAAATGTTCGATAGAATTTAATTCTTCTAAACATTCCCCAAATGCTAATTTGAACAATTTAAATACTTGCGAATAAGGTTAAATGCTTCTTAATCATCTAAAGCTGTTAATAACCTATAAAATTGTTCTCTGGTGTGTATTCTTCCTAAAAGAAAGAGCCAGAAAATTCACAATCCCATTTTTTCCTCAATTCAATGTGATGTgtccactaaagaaaaaaaaaagaagaagaagaaaatagaaataaacaaaaggagaaaatttaaaaaatataccaaaCTGGATGCTCAAAGATggtgttaatattttgattttgactGTTCAtatacattttcctcatttgattttgataatttgaaaTATCTGTATGAACTGATACATCCAACTTATAATTTTGTGAGATAAACTTACCACTTAAGAAATCATTTTGATGTATACTGTCAAAACACTCACATTCTTAACACTGTAGagttttttattccatttttcaagGAAAGTATAACATAGATTTTGCTATTGTATTAATTAtactattttaacaaaaatactttcttcatATACAACTCCTTAGTGGATTTTGTATCTTGGAATTTCTGCCTAAACCAAATCCTTTTACACTGAAAGCATAAGTCAAATCCatgcatctgttgttttgggactttttgataaaagccattctcactgcagttaggtgatacctcactgtggttttgatttgcatttccccgatgattagagattttgaacattttttcatatgtttattggcccttAGCCTGGAGTACTAATCAGCCAtacaaaaaatggtgaactaatgccttttgtaacaacctggaaggaactagagaccattcttctaagcaaagtatcgcaagaatggaaaaacaaatactacatgtacaccctatcaaattggaactaatcaatcaacacccaTGTGTAcctatggtagtaaaactcaatggaaaccaattggtgggtgggggaaggaggggataggtaaatacacacctaatgggtacaatgcacacaaccttggtgatgggcacacttataactttgactcaaactgcacaaaaacaAATCATAGAACCAaatatccccataatattctggaaaaaaaaatccatgcaaaaTTCAGCATACTTAtcagaattttcatttgattaaaTTTAATGTAACGTCCTGGTGAACCATGGTTATCTTCTCATATTTAATTGGTCATTTCTTACAGAGGGAAGATTATTCAGAACGTGTGCACTGGAGCTCACTTTAGAAGAATCCTATACTATTACATGGCAAAAGGCAATCATTCAGCAGTGACTGAGTTCATCCTTTTGGGGCTCACAGATAACCCGGCTCTTCAAGCCATACTCTTTGGCGTATTCCTACTGATTTACTTCGTTACTGTGATGGGCAATCTTGGCTTGATTGTGCTAATCCAAATCAGTCCTCAGCTTCGCACAcctatgtattttttcctcagcCACCtggcttttgttgatttttatggTACTTCCGCCATCACCCCAAACACCCTCGTGAATGCTTTGCGTGAAATTAAAAGCATACCATTTTATGCGTGTGCCACTCAAGTGTGTTGCTTTATCACATTTTCAGTTTGGGAATTATCAATGCTTTCAATCATGGCATATGATCGGTATGTTGCCATCTGCAACCCTTTACTCTATGTAGTTCTCATGCCTAGGAGACTCTGCATTCAGATGGTTACTAGCTCATATATTTATGGATTCACTGTGGGGCTCATACAAGCAATGGCTACATTCCACATGTCTTTCTGTGACTCTAATGTGGTCAACCACTTCTACTGTGATGATGTCCCCTTGATTGCTCTGGCTTGTTCTGACACACATGTCAAGGAATTGATGTTGTTCATCATTGCTGGATTCAATGTTTTTTGTTCTCTTATCGTTGTTCTCCTCTCCTATATATTCATTGTCTTTGCTATCCTAAGGATCCACTCTGCTGCAGGAAGACAGAAAGCTTTTTCTACCTGCGCTTCTCACGTGTTTTCTATTACTCTATATTATGGGACCCTCAGTTTTATCTACCTACAACCAAAGTCAAGCCATTCACTAGATAAAGACAAATTTGCCTCAGTATTCTATGCAGTGGTAATTCCCATGCTAAACCCGTTGATCTACAGCTTAAGGAATCAAGAGGtaaaaaatgctatgaaaaaaattgttgaaaaattGTATTGTCCTAATCAGTAGTAAATTTTGTTGTTACTAAAGAAATACTGGATATAGGGTTAGGAAATTTTGAATCAAGGCTTTTCCAATTGTACAGTGCTAATATGTGTAGGAGTCTCTGGCTTCTGGCACTAATCTTTCTGATATCTATTTCCTTGAAAATAGCTACtaacatttttattgctttggCTTACACATGGTAGGCATCTTATAAATGTCCCTTTGTTTAAATGTtgaatactaaaagaaaaataataattatctgtTCAATTTAACAATGAGTTCCTTCAACAATAAATAGAGATGTATAAAGCACCTTGAAATCATGAGTTTATCTTATTTCactatgatattaataattttaggttATCTTAGGGTACATAAATCATTATTATTGCATATAATATTGAAGATACCCTGTAAGATTTGCTTCCACAGCTGAACTAGGGAAAAATAGCAAGGTGCTTGGTTGAAAGGTTTTGGTTTGAAAATGCTGTATAAGTTAGGTTACTCCTTCACTTTAAAATGCCTCTATTTATTTGAGTGACTATTTTAACATGACCATTCAAGCATT
Encoded proteins:
- the LOC138384972 gene encoding olfactory receptor 5AL1-like; protein product: MAKGNHSAVTEFILLGLTDNPALQAILFGVFLLIYFVTVMGNLGLIVLIQISPQLRTPMYFFLSHLAFVDFYGTSAITPNTLVNALREIKSIPFYACATQVCCFITFSVWELSMLSIMAYDRYVAICNPLLYVVLMPRRLCIQMVTSSYIYGFTVGLIQAMATFHMSFCDSNVVNHFYCDDVPLIALACSDTHVKELMLFIIAGFNVFCSLIVVLLSYIFIVFAILRIHSAAGRQKAFSTCASHVFSITLYYGTLSFIYLQPKSSHSLDKDKFASVFYAVVIPMLNPLIYSLRNQEVKNAMKKIVEKLYCPNQ